Proteins from a genomic interval of Providencia stuartii:
- the fabF gene encoding beta-ketoacyl-ACP synthase II yields the protein MSKRRVVVTGLGMLSPVGNTVESSWKAVCDGQSGISLIEHFDTTNHATKFAGVVKDFNYEDYGISRKEARKMDPFIQYGIAAGYQAIKDAGLEVTEANATRIGLAIGSGIGGLGLIQENCEALQHGGPRKVSPFFVPSTIINMVAGHLSIMYGFRGPSISIATACTSGVHNIGHAARMIAYGDADVMLAGGAEKATTPLGVAGFGAARALSTRNDDPQAASRPWDKDRDGFVLGDGAGIIILEEYEHAKARGAKIYAEVSGFGMSSDAYHMTSPPENGEGAALAMMNALHDAGIEANDVGYINAHGTSTPAGDLAEAQAVVSVFGEDTNVLVSSTKSMTGHLLGAAGAIESIFTILSLADQIVPPTINLENPDEACKLDFVPGEARKVENMEYALCNSFGFGGTNGSLIFRRYHQE from the coding sequence GTGTCTAAGCGTCGTGTAGTCGTAACTGGACTGGGCATGTTATCTCCTGTCGGCAATACAGTTGAATCATCATGGAAAGCTGTTTGTGACGGACAGAGTGGTATCAGCCTCATCGAACATTTTGATACTACAAACCATGCAACTAAATTTGCTGGTGTAGTGAAAGATTTCAATTACGAAGATTATGGTATCTCCCGCAAAGAAGCACGGAAGATGGACCCATTCATCCAGTATGGTATCGCTGCTGGCTATCAAGCCATCAAAGATGCAGGTCTGGAAGTAACAGAAGCCAATGCTACTCGTATCGGTTTGGCGATTGGTTCTGGTATTGGTGGTCTAGGCTTAATTCAAGAGAACTGTGAAGCACTACAACACGGCGGTCCTCGTAAAGTTAGCCCATTTTTCGTTCCTTCTACGATCATTAACATGGTCGCAGGTCATCTGAGCATTATGTACGGTTTCCGTGGCCCAAGTATTTCTATTGCCACTGCTTGTACCTCAGGTGTGCACAATATCGGTCATGCGGCTCGTATGATCGCTTATGGTGATGCGGATGTTATGCTCGCAGGTGGCGCTGAAAAAGCAACAACACCATTAGGTGTTGCTGGTTTTGGTGCTGCGCGTGCTCTTTCTACTCGTAATGATGACCCACAAGCAGCTAGCCGCCCATGGGATAAAGACCGTGATGGTTTTGTGCTGGGAGATGGTGCGGGTATTATCATTCTTGAAGAGTATGAGCACGCTAAAGCACGTGGTGCTAAAATCTATGCAGAAGTCTCTGGCTTCGGCATGAGTAGTGATGCCTATCATATGACATCACCTCCTGAAAATGGAGAAGGTGCAGCGTTGGCGATGATGAATGCTCTGCACGATGCTGGAATTGAAGCAAACGACGTGGGCTATATCAATGCTCATGGGACTTCAACGCCAGCGGGTGACTTAGCTGAAGCCCAAGCCGTTGTATCTGTCTTTGGTGAAGACACTAACGTACTGGTTAGCTCAACCAAATCGATGACTGGTCACCTATTAGGTGCAGCTGGCGCGATTGAGTCTATCTTTACGATCTTATCATTGGCTGATCAGATTGTTCCGCCAACGATTAATCTGGAAAACCCAGATGAAGCCTGCAAACTGGATTTCGTTCCAGGTGAAGCAAGAAAAGTGGAAAACATGGAGTATGCTCTGTGTAATTCATTTGGTTTCGGCGGCACCAATGGCTCATTAATTTTCCGTCGTTATCACCAAGAGTAA
- a CDS encoding beta-ketoacyl-ACP synthase III → MYSKILGTGSYLPAQIRTNADLEKMVDTSDEWIVTRTGIHERRIAGEDESVAVMGFHAAQKALEMAQVDSSDIGLIVVATTSSTHAFPSAACQIQQMLGIHDCAAFDVAAACAGFTYAISIVDQFVKTGMVKKALVIGADALSKTLDPNDRGTIILFGDAAGAMVIGASEQPGILSTHLHADGRYGDLLALPNRERGSEDEAYLTMTGNEVFKVAVRELAHIVDETLAESGIAKEELDWLVPHQANLRIISATAKKLDMTMEKVVVTLDKHGNTSAASVPTAFDEAVRDGRIQRGQLVLLEAFGGGFTWGSALVRF, encoded by the coding sequence ATGTATAGCAAAATATTAGGCACAGGCAGCTATTTACCCGCACAAATTAGAACGAATGCTGACCTGGAAAAAATGGTTGATACTTCTGATGAGTGGATTGTGACTCGCACAGGTATTCATGAAAGAAGAATTGCAGGCGAAGATGAAAGTGTTGCGGTAATGGGGTTTCACGCCGCACAAAAAGCGTTAGAAATGGCTCAGGTCGATAGCAGTGACATTGGGTTGATTGTTGTTGCTACAACGTCATCGACTCACGCGTTCCCAAGTGCCGCATGTCAAATTCAACAAATGTTAGGTATTCACGATTGTGCGGCATTTGATGTTGCTGCTGCTTGCGCGGGTTTCACCTATGCGATTAGCATTGTTGACCAATTTGTAAAAACGGGCATGGTAAAAAAAGCATTGGTCATTGGCGCTGATGCACTCTCTAAAACATTAGACCCGAATGATCGTGGTACGATTATCTTATTTGGTGATGCAGCAGGGGCCATGGTTATTGGCGCTTCTGAGCAACCCGGTATTTTATCGACACACCTTCATGCCGATGGCCGTTATGGTGATTTGTTGGCGCTGCCAAATCGTGAGCGCGGCTCAGAAGATGAAGCCTATTTAACCATGACGGGCAACGAAGTATTTAAAGTTGCTGTACGTGAGTTAGCTCACATTGTTGATGAAACATTAGCGGAAAGTGGTATTGCAAAAGAAGAACTCGATTGGTTAGTGCCGCATCAAGCGAATTTACGCATCATTTCAGCAACAGCAAAAAAACTGGATATGACCATGGAAAAGGTGGTTGTTACGCTTGATAAACATGGTAATACCTCTGCTGCATCGGTGCCGACCGCATTTGATGAAGCCGTGCGTGATGGGCGTATCCAACGTGGCCAGTTAGTGCTGTTAGAAGCATTCGGTGGTGGCTTCACTTGGGGCTCTGCACTCGTTCGTTTTTAA
- the acpP gene encoding acyl carrier protein: MSTIEERVKKIIVEQLGVKEEEVVTTASFVDDLGADSLDTVELVMALEEEFDIEIPDEEAEKITTVQAAIDYVENASK; encoded by the coding sequence ATGAGCACTATCGAAGAACGCGTTAAGAAAATCATCGTTGAGCAACTGGGTGTTAAAGAGGAAGAAGTTGTAACAACAGCTTCGTTTGTTGATGACTTGGGCGCTGATTCTCTTGACACAGTTGAGCTGGTTATGGCTCTGGAAGAAGAGTTCGATATCGAAATCCCTGACGAAGAAGCTGAAAAGATCACAACAGTGCAGGCTGCGATTGACTACGTCGAGAACGCATCTAAGTAA
- a CDS encoding YcfL family protein — translation MKKVEYVLIRVLALSMVVFSLSGCLWGKNDGLVFNEQQRVIMEPSVLAHGIIVEQPVVSVENYATVAKVNMSNSQSEAVTIMYRLYWYDNNGLKIATTHDIQQTIPANLSISVSNQSTSSLARNVRIYVFLPKTLGEK, via the coding sequence GTGAAGAAAGTCGAATATGTACTAATACGTGTGTTGGCGCTCAGTATGGTGGTCTTTTCACTGAGCGGCTGCCTGTGGGGAAAAAATGATGGCTTGGTATTTAATGAACAGCAACGTGTCATTATGGAGCCCTCGGTTTTAGCGCATGGCATTATCGTAGAACAACCCGTAGTGAGTGTTGAAAACTATGCGACAGTGGCTAAAGTCAATATGAGTAACAGTCAATCCGAGGCGGTGACCATCATGTACCGCCTTTATTGGTATGATAATAACGGCTTAAAAATAGCGACAACGCATGATATACAGCAAACAATACCTGCCAATTTATCTATTAGTGTTAGTAATCAAAGTACTTCATCACTGGCGCGTAATGTACGTATTTATGTCTTCTTACCGAAAACGCTTGGAGAAAAATAA
- the holB gene encoding DNA polymerase III subunit delta', translated as MNWYPWLNETYRQVITSYQQGRGHHALLLHSLSGNGVEALCYGISRWLICQNTDGLKSCGQCHSCQLMLAGTHPDYHVLEPEKGKTTVSVDAVRKLTETLSGYAQQNGAKVAYIPRAEALTDAAANALLKTLEEPTQQTYFLLGCEKRENLLATLRSRCLYTYLSPPELQTAWYWLQKHIAGVNYNDALTALKLCQGAPVAAMSLLQPENWQQRHALCQGLAHAMQHNDMLSLLSVMNNDKATELIGWLLGLLTDSMKLQQQAAQFCLNQDQLPLISVLASRMTYTQLFNVYEAWQQCRHQLMTVPALNQELLLTNQLLQWEALIATLTR; from the coding sequence ATGAACTGGTACCCTTGGTTGAATGAAACTTATCGTCAAGTGATAACGTCCTATCAGCAAGGCCGTGGGCACCATGCATTATTGTTGCATTCACTATCTGGTAATGGTGTGGAGGCGCTATGTTATGGGATCAGCCGCTGGTTAATTTGCCAAAACACCGACGGTCTAAAAAGTTGTGGTCAATGTCATAGCTGCCAGCTGATGTTGGCCGGTACACACCCTGATTACCATGTATTAGAACCTGAAAAAGGTAAAACCACCGTCAGTGTAGATGCAGTAAGGAAACTGACGGAAACCTTAAGTGGCTATGCCCAGCAAAATGGGGCGAAAGTTGCTTATATTCCGCGTGCTGAAGCGTTAACCGATGCGGCGGCAAATGCCTTATTAAAAACGTTAGAAGAGCCAACACAACAGACTTATTTTTTATTAGGCTGTGAAAAGCGAGAAAATTTACTCGCGACACTCCGTAGCCGCTGTTTATATACTTATTTGTCGCCTCCAGAGTTGCAGACGGCATGGTATTGGTTACAAAAACACATTGCAGGCGTTAACTATAATGATGCATTGACCGCATTAAAGCTCTGCCAAGGGGCGCCAGTAGCGGCGATGTCACTGTTGCAGCCTGAAAATTGGCAGCAGCGTCATGCTTTGTGTCAAGGGCTAGCCCATGCAATGCAGCATAATGATATGTTGTCTCTGTTATCTGTCATGAATAATGATAAGGCCACTGAATTGATTGGCTGGTTGCTCGGATTGTTAACCGATAGCATGAAATTACAACAACAAGCTGCACAATTCTGTTTAAATCAGGATCAGTTGCCTCTCATTAGTGTGCTCGCGTCACGAATGACCTATACGCAATTGTTTAACGTTTATGAAGCTTGGCAACAATGCCGCCACCAATTGATGACAGTGCCTGCACTGAATCAAGAGTTACTTTTAACCAATCAGTTATTACAATGGGAAGCATTAATTGCGACTCTAACACGATGA
- the plsX gene encoding phosphate acyltransferase PlsX codes for MANLTIALDAMGGDVGPRVTVPAALQALASNPSLKLLLVGQPDAIQPLLAQQSVELTSRVEIIPAENVIANDAKPSTAIRQSKGTSMRTALELVKTGQAQACVSAGNTGALMGLAKLMLKSIEGIERPALMTILPNQQKGQTVVLDLGANVTCNSEMLVQFAVMGSVVAEEVAKIVSPRVALLNIGEEETKGLDNIREAAALLKETAAINYIGYVEGNELLTGKTDVLVCDGFAGNVTLKTMEGVIRVILSLLKSTEESKKNKKPSWLMQLAKKWLKKRLMKRFGELNPDQYNGATLLGLKGIVIKSHGAANENAFKAAIERAVQAVDRQVPDRIAARLNIVLPRSDQ; via the coding sequence TTGGCTAATCTAACCATTGCGTTAGATGCTATGGGCGGGGATGTTGGTCCCCGCGTCACAGTGCCTGCTGCATTGCAGGCTCTGGCATCTAATCCATCACTCAAATTACTGCTAGTCGGTCAACCTGACGCCATTCAACCTTTGCTTGCACAACAAAGTGTCGAGCTGACTTCTCGTGTCGAAATTATTCCTGCTGAAAACGTGATTGCTAACGATGCTAAACCCTCTACGGCAATAAGACAAAGCAAAGGAACATCGATGCGAACGGCGTTAGAGTTAGTCAAGACTGGGCAAGCACAAGCGTGCGTGAGTGCCGGTAATACTGGGGCGCTGATGGGCTTGGCGAAACTGATGTTGAAATCGATTGAAGGCATTGAGCGACCTGCGTTGATGACAATTTTGCCGAATCAACAAAAAGGTCAAACAGTGGTGCTGGATTTAGGGGCTAACGTCACGTGTAACAGTGAAATGCTGGTGCAATTCGCTGTGATGGGGTCAGTGGTTGCAGAAGAAGTGGCTAAGATTGTCTCACCGAGAGTGGCACTGCTGAACATCGGTGAAGAAGAAACCAAAGGGTTGGATAATATCCGCGAAGCCGCCGCACTCCTTAAAGAAACTGCGGCAATAAATTATATCGGTTATGTTGAAGGCAATGAATTGCTAACAGGCAAAACGGATGTACTAGTCTGTGACGGCTTCGCAGGTAACGTCACGCTAAAAACAATGGAAGGGGTGATCCGCGTCATTCTTTCATTGTTAAAATCAACAGAAGAAAGCAAAAAGAATAAAAAACCTAGCTGGTTGATGCAACTGGCTAAAAAATGGCTTAAAAAACGACTTATGAAGCGTTTTGGGGAGCTGAACCCCGACCAGTATAATGGTGCAACTCTGTTAGGATTAAAAGGAATTGTCATTAAAAGTCATGGCGCAGCAAATGAAAATGCATTTAAAGCGGCTATTGAACGTGCAGTTCAAGCAGTAGACAGACAAGTTCCAGACAGAATAGCAGCTCGACTGAATATCGTATTACCCAGGAGTGATCAATAA
- the pabC gene encoding aminodeoxychorismate lyase, translating into MSYWVNGIACRHIDVSDRAVQFGDGCFTTIHVFNQQPKMLEHHIRRLMQDSARLKLPQPDWQRLQEQILAICQQQSHDEWVLKVIMSRGTGGRGYSSLGFNQPTVIMSIAPFPLHYQALQKSGIHLMLSSVPISKNPYLAGIKHLNRLEQILIRQEIDEAQADEALVVDSDGILIECCSANLFWRKGETVFTPNLTFSGVNGLMRQKIIALLATSQYDLQEVERFPEVLGCCDEVFICNALMPILPVATINLGKNKPLWQYSSRELFEYLLLRCQI; encoded by the coding sequence ATGTCATATTGGGTTAATGGAATTGCATGCCGTCATATTGATGTTTCTGATCGCGCTGTGCAATTTGGTGATGGCTGCTTTACGACGATTCATGTGTTTAATCAGCAGCCCAAAATGCTTGAGCACCATATTAGGCGCTTAATGCAGGATAGCGCTCGTCTCAAGTTACCTCAACCTGATTGGCAACGTCTGCAAGAGCAAATTCTCGCCATTTGTCAGCAACAAAGTCATGATGAATGGGTACTCAAAGTGATCATGAGTCGTGGTACAGGTGGCCGAGGCTATAGTTCTTTGGGTTTCAATCAACCAACAGTGATTATGTCGATAGCGCCTTTCCCTTTGCATTATCAAGCATTGCAGAAATCGGGTATTCACTTGATGTTGAGCAGTGTGCCGATCAGCAAGAACCCATATTTAGCCGGCATTAAGCATCTCAATCGTCTCGAACAGATCTTAATTCGTCAGGAAATTGATGAAGCTCAAGCGGATGAAGCATTAGTTGTTGATTCAGATGGTATTTTGATTGAATGTTGCAGTGCAAATCTCTTTTGGCGCAAAGGTGAAACAGTATTTACTCCAAACTTAACGTTTTCAGGGGTAAATGGATTAATGAGACAAAAGATTATAGCGCTTTTAGCAACCAGTCAGTACGATCTACAAGAAGTTGAACGATTCCCTGAAGTTTTAGGATGTTGTGATGAGGTGTTTATTTGTAATGCTTTGATGCCGATATTACCGGTTGCGACGATCAACTTAGGTAAAAACAAGCCTCTCTGGCAATATTCCTCTAGAGAATTATTTGAATATTTGTTGTTACGTTGCCAAATTTAG
- the rpmF gene encoding 50S ribosomal protein L32 gives MAVQQNKPTRSKRGMRRSHDALTATLVSVDKTSGETHLRHHVTADGYYRGRKVINK, from the coding sequence ATGGCCGTACAACAGAATAAACCAACTCGTTCAAAACGCGGTATGCGTCGTTCACATGATGCACTGACTGCTACCCTAGTTTCTGTAGACAAAACTTCAGGTGAAACCCACCTGCGTCACCATGTGACAGCAGACGGTTATTACCGTGGCCGTAAGGTTATCAACAAGTAG
- the fabG gene encoding 3-oxoacyl-ACP reductase FabG: protein MSFEGKIALVTGASRGIGKAIALTLAARGATVIGTATSDKGAEAISAYLDGKGKGFALNVTDPASIDETLNNIRQQFGEIDILVNNAGITRDNLLMRMKDDEWQDIIDTNLSSVYRLSKSVLRAMMKKRCGRIISIASVVGVMGNAGQANYAAAKAGLIGFSKSLAREVASRGITVNVVAPGFIETDMTKALTDEQRAGILSQVPADRLGDAQEIASAVAFLASDEAGYITGETLHVNGGMYMI from the coding sequence ATGAGCTTTGAAGGAAAAATTGCACTGGTAACAGGCGCGAGTCGCGGTATTGGTAAAGCAATTGCTTTAACACTTGCTGCGCGTGGTGCGACTGTTATTGGTACAGCAACAAGCGATAAAGGAGCAGAAGCGATTTCTGCTTATTTAGATGGAAAAGGCAAAGGTTTTGCTCTGAATGTGACAGACCCTGCATCAATTGATGAAACCTTGAATAATATTCGTCAACAATTTGGCGAAATTGATATACTGGTTAACAATGCAGGTATCACTCGTGATAACCTTTTGATGCGTATGAAAGATGATGAGTGGCAAGATATTATTGACACCAATCTATCATCCGTTTACCGTTTATCTAAATCCGTATTACGCGCCATGATGAAAAAACGTTGTGGGCGCATTATTTCAATCGCATCTGTTGTGGGTGTGATGGGAAATGCGGGGCAGGCGAACTATGCAGCAGCGAAAGCTGGGCTAATTGGTTTTAGCAAATCATTAGCACGCGAGGTTGCTTCCCGTGGTATCACCGTCAACGTCGTTGCTCCTGGTTTTATTGAAACTGATATGACCAAAGCATTGACAGATGAACAGCGTGCAGGCATTTTATCTCAAGTTCCTGCCGATAGGCTGGGTGATGCGCAAGAAATTGCCAGTGCTGTAGCGTTTTTAGCTTCTGATGAAGCTGGTTACATCACAGGTGAAACATTACATGTCAATGGCGGCATGTACATGATCTAA
- the hinT gene encoding purine nucleoside phosphoramidase → MAEETIFSKIIRREIPADIVYQDELVTAFRDISPQAPSHILIIPNKLIPTVNDVAAEDEQVLGRLFIVAAKIAQQEGIAESGYRLIMNCNKDSGQEVFHIHMHLVGGRPLGPLLAK, encoded by the coding sequence ATGGCAGAAGAAACAATTTTCAGTAAGATCATTCGACGTGAAATCCCTGCTGATATCGTTTATCAGGATGAGCTTGTTACCGCATTTCGTGATATCTCGCCGCAAGCGCCTTCACATATTCTTATTATTCCAAATAAATTAATTCCAACAGTGAATGATGTAGCTGCGGAAGATGAACAGGTATTAGGACGTTTATTTATCGTTGCAGCAAAAATAGCTCAGCAAGAAGGCATTGCTGAGAGTGGCTATCGCTTAATCATGAATTGTAATAAAGATTCCGGACAGGAAGTGTTTCATATTCATATGCACTTAGTTGGTGGTCGCCCTCTAGGTCCATTACTCGCCAAATAA
- the fabD gene encoding ACP S-malonyltransferase: MTQFAMVFPGQGSQSLGMLSALAAESQLVEQTFAEASEALGYDLWALVQNGPEEELNKTWQTQPALLAASVAIFRVWQEKQGPMPTMMAGHSLGEYSALVCAGVIDFKAAIKLVELRGKLMQEAVPEGTGAMYAIIGLDNESIEKACQEAAQGQVVSPVNFNSPGQVVIAGEKEAVERAGAACKEAGAKRALPLSVSVPSHCALMKPAAEKLAVALQDITFNQPNFPVINNVDVKIEQSAENIRDALVRQLYNPVRWTETVELMADQGIEHLVEVGPGKVLTGLTKRIVSNLTAVAANDPVSLGTALENL, from the coding sequence ATGACACAATTTGCTATGGTTTTTCCCGGTCAGGGATCTCAGTCTCTTGGTATGTTGTCTGCATTAGCGGCAGAAAGTCAGCTTGTAGAGCAAACATTCGCTGAGGCGTCTGAAGCATTAGGTTATGACCTCTGGGCACTTGTCCAGAATGGACCAGAAGAAGAATTGAACAAAACATGGCAAACTCAGCCTGCTTTGTTAGCTGCATCTGTCGCTATCTTCCGCGTTTGGCAAGAAAAACAAGGGCCAATGCCTACAATGATGGCAGGGCATAGCTTAGGTGAGTATTCAGCGCTAGTGTGTGCTGGTGTCATCGATTTTAAAGCCGCTATTAAACTGGTTGAATTACGTGGTAAATTAATGCAAGAAGCGGTCCCAGAGGGAACCGGAGCCATGTATGCGATTATCGGTTTAGATAACGAATCTATTGAAAAAGCTTGTCAGGAAGCCGCACAGGGTCAAGTTGTATCGCCTGTGAATTTTAACTCTCCGGGACAAGTCGTTATTGCAGGTGAAAAAGAGGCAGTAGAACGCGCGGGTGCAGCCTGTAAAGAAGCTGGGGCTAAACGTGCGTTGCCATTATCAGTCAGTGTTCCTTCGCATTGTGCGTTAATGAAACCAGCGGCTGAAAAATTAGCGGTTGCATTGCAAGACATCACGTTTAATCAGCCAAATTTCCCCGTTATCAATAACGTTGATGTAAAAATTGAACAATCAGCTGAAAATATTCGTGATGCTTTGGTTCGTCAATTGTATAATCCGGTTCGTTGGACTGAAACTGTAGAATTAATGGCAGATCAAGGTATTGAACACCTTGTTGAAGTAGGCCCAGGTAAAGTGTTAACTGGTCTTACCAAGCGTATTGTCTCTAATTTAACTGCCGTTGCAGCCAATGATCCTGTATCATTAGGCACTGCGTTAGAAAACCTCTGA
- the tmk gene encoding dTMP kinase: MKNAYIVIEGLEGAGKTTAIKTVVETLNQAGIQDIAFTREPGGTPLAEKLRELIKQGISGEKVTDTAELLMLYAARVQLVENVIKPALAAGKWVVGDRHDLSSQAYQGGGRGIDRELMQSLRDLVLGEFKPALTLYLDLPPELGLQRARARGELDRIEQESLAFFERTRARYLELAATDETILTIDASQNIEQVQQDIRQTLQQWLAK, encoded by the coding sequence ATGAAAAATGCCTATATTGTCATTGAAGGATTAGAGGGAGCAGGGAAAACAACGGCGATTAAAACTGTTGTTGAAACTTTAAACCAAGCGGGTATTCAAGATATTGCTTTTACGCGTGAGCCGGGGGGAACGCCGTTAGCAGAAAAATTACGCGAATTGATCAAGCAAGGAATCAGTGGTGAGAAAGTGACCGATACTGCGGAGCTGCTTATGCTGTATGCAGCACGTGTTCAATTGGTTGAAAATGTCATCAAACCCGCCCTCGCCGCGGGCAAATGGGTTGTTGGGGATAGGCATGATTTATCTTCCCAAGCTTATCAAGGCGGGGGGAGAGGGATTGATCGCGAATTGATGCAATCCTTGCGTGATTTGGTGTTAGGGGAGTTTAAACCTGCTTTAACCTTATATTTAGATTTACCACCAGAACTTGGTTTACAACGCGCTCGGGCGCGTGGTGAGTTGGATAGGATTGAACAAGAATCCTTGGCATTTTTCGAGCGTACTCGTGCTCGTTATCTTGAATTAGCCGCAACAGACGAAACCATTTTGACGATCGATGCCAGCCAAAATATTGAACAAGTACAACAAGATATTCGCCAAACACTCCAGCAGTGGTTGGCGAAGTAA
- the mltG gene encoding endolytic transglycosylase MltG has protein sequence MKLAKKIFIAAVAIVLIAGSVAYVLYQQVLNYAKEPLNLTQEKIFTVPSGTGRVALEGLLVNQNIINQTDKFQWLLKFRPELAKMKAGTYRLQPNMDIEQMLALIASGKEAQFSIRFVEGYRLSDWTNILLDAPYLQHEIEGKTPTELYALIGFDGDTTLEGWLYPDTYLYTAGTRDVDILKRAHQQMKKNVEEIWQGRDKDLPYKNAYEMLIMASIIEKETGVDSERNQVASVFVNRLKKNMRLQTDPTVIYGLGDKYQGKIYRSDLDNYTPYNTYRIDGLPPTPIAMPSLASIKAAAHPAKTDYLYFVADGTGGHTFSRTLNDHNRAVKVYRKIEKQNDK, from the coding sequence ATGAAACTAGCTAAAAAAATATTTATTGCAGCGGTCGCGATTGTGTTGATTGCAGGAAGTGTAGCCTACGTCTTGTATCAACAAGTTTTAAACTACGCGAAAGAACCGCTTAATTTAACCCAAGAAAAAATTTTTACCGTGCCATCGGGAACGGGGCGTGTTGCGCTTGAGGGTTTATTAGTTAATCAAAACATCATTAATCAAACTGATAAATTCCAATGGCTGTTAAAGTTTCGTCCCGAGTTAGCCAAAATGAAAGCAGGAACATACCGCTTGCAGCCGAATATGGATATTGAACAGATGTTGGCATTAATTGCGAGTGGTAAAGAAGCACAGTTTTCTATCCGTTTTGTTGAAGGTTATCGTTTATCCGATTGGACGAATATTTTACTTGATGCGCCTTATTTGCAGCATGAGATTGAAGGAAAAACCCCGACTGAGTTATATGCACTGATTGGCTTTGATGGCGATACAACTCTGGAAGGTTGGTTATATCCGGATACTTATTTGTATACCGCGGGAACACGCGATGTCGATATTTTGAAACGAGCTCATCAACAGATGAAAAAAAATGTCGAGGAGATATGGCAGGGACGTGATAAAGATCTGCCTTATAAAAATGCTTATGAGATGTTGATCATGGCATCAATTATTGAAAAAGAAACCGGCGTCGATAGTGAAAGAAATCAAGTCGCTTCAGTGTTTGTGAACCGATTGAAAAAAAATATGCGTTTACAAACCGACCCAACGGTAATTTATGGTTTAGGTGATAAGTATCAGGGGAAAATTTATCGTAGTGATTTAGATAACTATACGCCATACAACACTTACCGTATTGATGGGCTACCTCCAACACCGATCGCAATGCCGAGCCTTGCATCGATTAAAGCAGCAGCCCATCCGGCTAAAACGGATTATTTATACTTTGTTGCAGATGGTACTGGTGGTCACACATTCAGCCGTACGCTGAATGACCATAATCGTGCAGTCAAAGTGTATCGAAAAATTGAAAAACAGAATGATAAGTAA
- a CDS encoding metal-dependent hydrolase — MFVVDSHCHLDCLDYEKLHTGVDDVIAKASQRDVGFMLAVATTLHGFDSMKTLIGKRDNVAFSCGIHPLNLDEGYDFERLAQLAAGKEVVALGETGLDYYYQKENAALQQESFRQHIRIGRQVNKPVIVHTRDARDDTLAILREENVTDCGGVLHCFTEDKDTAKQLLDLGMYISFSGIVTFRNAEQIREAARIVPLDRILVETDSPYLAPVPHRGKENQPAYVRDVAEYMAVLKGVSPEEMARITTENFNRLFHLNVGDNNA, encoded by the coding sequence ATGTTTGTAGTTGATTCACACTGCCATCTCGATTGCCTTGATTATGAAAAATTACATACAGGTGTCGATGATGTTATCGCAAAAGCATCGCAGCGCGATGTGGGTTTTATGTTGGCGGTTGCCACAACGCTACATGGGTTTGATAGTATGAAAACCCTGATAGGCAAACGAGATAATGTTGCATTTTCTTGTGGGATCCATCCGCTTAATTTAGATGAAGGCTATGATTTTGAGCGTTTAGCACAGTTAGCGGCAGGGAAGGAAGTGGTTGCGTTAGGGGAAACGGGACTCGACTATTATTACCAAAAAGAAAATGCGGCACTGCAACAGGAGTCTTTCCGTCAGCACATTCGCATTGGTCGTCAGGTAAATAAACCGGTCATTGTACATACTCGGGATGCACGAGACGATACTTTGGCCATTTTGCGTGAAGAGAATGTGACTGATTGTGGCGGTGTATTACACTGTTTTACCGAAGATAAAGACACCGCGAAACAATTACTCGACCTTGGGATGTACATCTCTTTTTCTGGTATTGTGACTTTTCGTAATGCAGAACAAATTCGTGAAGCAGCAAGAATTGTTCCTTTAGATAGGATCTTGGTCGAAACGGATTCACCTTATTTGGCACCGGTTCCTCATCGTGGTAAAGAGAATCAACCGGCCTATGTCCGTGATGTAGCAGAATATATGGCTGTTCTCAAAGGGGTTAGCCCAGAAGAAATGGCGCGTATTACCACTGAAAACTTTAACCGCCTCTTTCATTTGAATGTCGGCGATAACAACGCGTAA